The proteins below are encoded in one region of Stenotrophomonas bentonitica:
- the rpsO gene encoding 30S ribosomal protein S15 has translation MSIDTQKVIEENKRSAADTGSPEVQVALLTARIELLTGHFKAHKKDHHSRRGLLQMVNRRRSLLDYLKKKDAPRYKALIEKLGLRR, from the coding sequence ATGTCGATCGACACCCAGAAGGTCATTGAAGAAAACAAGCGCAGCGCCGCCGATACCGGCTCCCCGGAAGTGCAGGTCGCCCTGCTCACCGCCCGCATCGAGCTGCTGACCGGCCACTTCAAGGCCCACAAGAAGGATCACCACAGCCGTCGTGGCCTGCTGCAGATGGTCAACCGCCGCCGCAGCCTGCTGGACTACCTGAAGAAGAAAGACGCCCCGCGTTACAAGGCCCTGATCGAAAAGCTCGGCCTGCGTCGCTAA